A DNA window from Purpureocillium takamizusanense chromosome 9, complete sequence contains the following coding sequences:
- a CDS encoding uncharacterized protein (EggNog:ENOG503NUTD~COG:K) translates to MDGSSIVARGAASMSPTSPASSRQGNGGPKRKRSTGVAPVESSPGSFMDEDHADQGDHGDQGDSDKKRQPGVKRACNECRQQKLRCDVVQEPFQTCSRCNRLKLECKIESNFKRVGKRSKHAEMEKEIDRLRRNVARARAQGYVPDEDDDIDSPVAPITPAPYTHTRNPSLMGSDEAVSSLLHLKRGGSYNVQQHYSHELEGVRLTDNNVTHLFNEFFAFYHPFLPFLSPQQPPDQYKQQHPLLFWSIIAVAARRFSPADCPNLLTNLSGPMTRFLWTTIGEVPSNYHVVKAMCLLCTWPLPTSTTTSDPTHILCGVMMKTATGIGLHRPNHIRDFSRVSVELNKEQLHDRVTTWAVCNIVAQNVGTGYGQPASSLYDWTLALRPGDDPALHLSRDLEARLQIERFCDKVSKEMYSNASDPRGVAGDEHRAMLMRVYRRDYGEMQASVLSQQLGPIVNLHLRAAALHMRLAGFFDSSKTPGYMDDLMGLWRAATSFLDELLEVDKVTSPHDGLGGTILLYATNYLQQMLVAAAFTLLKLMRSFFCKTIDFDRGRSLFHHSIRAIRATSVVNNDLQWRLAELMVQMWNGARLESRNAAWNREDDTAMQVDDSLQLKVRCRHSMSLVFDSVWRWREEYQSQGRDTKQPTNPDSANESSASSSQLDSTLMPSHIPPTSNTLLGTNGALTPSATALSAAASGPNSMIGGGGMGYGDTNYDFFDPQHWMLDGLLDFNYSFVPALEGA, encoded by the exons ATGGACGGCTcttccatcgtcgcccgcggggCTGCCTCCATGAGCCCGACCAGCCCGGCCAGTTCTCGCCAGGGCAATGGCGGCCCCAAGCGCAAGCGCAGCACCGGCGTTGCGCCCGTGGAGAGCAGCCCCGGCAGcttcatggacgaggaccaTGCCGACCAAGGCGATCATGGCGACCAAGGCGATAGCGATAAGAAGCGTCAACCCGGCGTCAAGCGCGCCTGCAATGAGTGTCGCCAACAAAAG CTCCGCTGCGACGTCGTCCAGGAGCCCTTCCAGACCTGCTCGCGGTGTAACCGCCTCAAGCTAGAATGCAAAATCGAGTCCAACTTTAAGCGTGTGGGCAAGCGCTCCAAGCACGCCGAGATGGAAAAGGAAATTGATCGCCTGCGCCGcaacgtcgcccgcgcccgcgcccaggGCTACGTCcctgacgaggacgacgacatcgactcCCCCGTCGCCCCCATAACCCCCGCGCCCTACACACATACCCGCAACCCCTCTCTCATGGGctccgacgaggccgtctcgtcgctgcTTCACCTTAAGAGGGGAGGTTCTTACAACGTGCAGCAGCACTACTCCCatgagctcgagggcgtccgcCTCACCGACAACAACGTTACTCACCTCTTCAATGAGTTCTTCGCCTTTTATCATCCGTTTCTTCCTTTCCTTagcccgcagcagcctcccGACCAGtacaagcagcagcatcctcTTTTATTTTGGTCTATAAtagccgtcgccgcccgccgcttcAGCCCCGCCGACTGCCCTAATCTCCTCACCAACCTCTCCGGGCCCATGACGCGCTTCCTCTGGACCACCATCGGCGAGGTCCCGAGCAACTACCACGTTGTCAAGGCTATGTGTCTGCTCTGCACTTGGCCGCTGCCTACGAGCACCACGACGTCTGATCCGACGCATATCCTGTGCGGTGTCatgatgaagacggccaCCGGCATCGGCTTGCACCGCCCCAACCACATCCGGGACTTTTCGCGCGTCTCTGTCGAACTGAACAAGGAGCAGCTGCATGATCGCGTGACCACATGGGCCGTCTGCAATATCGTCGCGCAAAACGTCGGAACCGGCTacggccagcccgcctcgagTCTGTACGACTGGACCCTCGCCCTTAGGCCGGGTGACGACCCTGCCCTGCACCTCTCTCGGGACTTGGAGGCGCGACTCCAGATCGAGCGCTTCTGCGATAAGGTCTCCAAGGAGATGTACAGCAATGCCAGCGATCCCCGTGGAGTAGCGGGAGATGAGCATCGGGCCATGCTCATGCGCGTCTACCGTCGCGACTACGGCGAGATGCAAGCCTCGGTTCTTTCCCAGCAACTTGGCCCCATCGTGAACCTGCACTTGCGGGCCGCGGCCTTGCACATGCGTCTGGCGGGATTCTTCGACTCAAGCAAGACGCCAGGTTACATGGACGACCTGATGGGTCTCTGGCGAGCGGCGACCAGtttcctcgacgagctgcttgaGGTGGACAAGGTGACTTCTCCGCACGATGGCTTGGGCGGCACCATTCTCCTCTACGCGACCAATTACCTGCAGCAGATGCTtgttgcggcggcgtttACGCTGCTCAAGCTCATGAGGTCCTTCTTCTGCAAGACGATTGATTTTGACCGGGGCCGCAGCCTCTTCCACCACTCCATTCGAGCCATCCGGGCGACGAGTGTCGTCAACAATGACCTGCAATGGCGCCTGGCCGAGCTCATGGTGCAGATGTGGAACGGAGCTCGTCTCGAGAGTCGCAATGCGGCCTGGAACCGCGAAGACGACACGGCGATGCAAGTGGATGACAGCCTACAACTCAAGGTTCGCTGTCGACACAGCATGAGTCTGGTTTTCGACTCGGtatggcgatggcgcgagGAATATCAATCACAGGGCAGAG ATACAAAGCAACCGACGAACCCGGACTCGGCCAACGagtcctcggcgtcttcgtcccAGCTCGACAGCACGCTCATGCCGTCGCACATCCCGCCTACGTCCAACACGCTGCTCGGCACAAACGGAGCGCTGACGCCTAGCGCCACCGCgctctcggcggccgcctccggACCGAATAGCATGataggaggaggagggatggGCTACGGCGACACGAATTACGACTTTTTCGACCCCCAGCATTGGATGCTGGACGGGCTTCTTGATTTCAATTACTCGTTTGTTCCTGCGCTCGAAGGGGCGTAG
- a CDS encoding uncharacterized protein (EggNog:ENOG503PZC1) encodes MAGSAQPHHPEDDQAPSATKLVLKRAPPPTSHTESSAPAKSEVRFVLPGTRPEPETVRINTSDTSQPFLDPTVLQQWR; translated from the exons atggcggggtCAGCACAGCCGCATCATCCAGAGGACGATCAAGCCCCTTCGGCAACGAAGCTGGTCCTGaagcgggcgccgcctcctaCGAGCCACACCGAGTCGTCCGCTCCCGCAAAGTCAGAGGTTCGGTTCGTTTTGCCAGGTACCCGGCCAGAGCCAG AAACCGTGCGCATCAACACCAGTGACACGTCACAACCGTTCCTCGACCCAACGGTTCTGCAGCAGTGGCGATGA
- a CDS encoding uncharacterized protein (EggNog:ENOG503NV07~COG:C) yields the protein MSVHPPSFTVPFSIGGNDCYTDAAFDVISPSNGKLAHRCGSATVADASAAITAAADAFKTWRTTTPVQRRDIFLKAAEVMAARREELASYMATETGATPPWCNFNLDVGIGMLKDVAGRIATLDGSFPALMDPTTSAIVMREPYGVVLAMAPWNAPYILGTRCVAFPIAAGNTVVFKGSEVAPRTMSAIVSVFREAGLPDGVLNFIVHEPSAAAEITAHAIAHPQVKKINFTGSTRVGRIIGRLAGENLKPVVLELGGKAPAIVWEDANLQLAADQCALGSFLHSGQICMSTEKILVHKSVKPEFLDKFINAIDKVFPNSGDALTLINSVAVDKNKALVKDALNKGAAVALGNLDAQEASGTRLRPIVVDNVTADMELYRTESFGPTVSIMGVESEDEAIRVANDTEYGLSSAVFTEDLRRGLRFAREIETGAVHINNMTVHDEAALPHGGAKASGYGRFNASKGLDEWVRTKNVTFKN from the exons ATGTCGGTGCACCCTCCGTCGTTCACAGTGCCATTCTCCATCGGCGGCAATGACTGCTACACGGACGCGGCCTTTGATGTCATTTCGCCCAGCAATGGCAAGCTTGCGCACCGCTGCGGCTCTGCCACGGTGGCagacgccagcgccgccataacagccgccgcggacgcctTCAAGACAtggcgcacgacgacgccggtgCAACGTCGTGACATATTTCTCAAGGCAGCCGAAgtcatggccgcccgccgcgaggagctggcgAGCTACATGGCGACCGAGACGGGTGCCACCCCGCCGTGGTGCAACTTCAACTTGGATGTTGGAATAGGCATGCTCAAGGACGTTGCCGGCCGCATCGCCACTCTCGACGGCTCGTTTCCAGCCTTGATGGACCCAACCACAAGCGCCATTGTCATGCGAGAACCCTACGGGGTGGTTCTGGCCATGGCCCCTTG GAACGCCCCTTATATTCTCGGAACTCGCTGCGTCGCCTTTCCCATCGCGGCGGGCAACACAGTCGTCTTCAAAGGCTCGGAAGTGGCGCCGCGGACAATGTCGGCCATCGTGTCGGTCTTTCGCGAAGCAGGGCTGCCGGACGGCGTGTTGAACTTCATTGTGCACGAaccctccgccgccgccgagattACCGCCCACGCCATTGCCCATCCCCAGGTCAAGAAGATCAACTTCACAGGCAGCACACGTGTCGGACGCATCATAGGGCGCTTGGCCGGCGAGAACCTGAAGCCCGTCGTCTTGgagctgggcggcaaggcACCAGCCATCGTCTGGGAAGATGCGAAtctgcagctcgccgccgaccaaTGCGCCCTCGGCTCCTTTCTTCACTCGGGACAAATATGCATGAGCACGGAAAAGATCCTCGTGCACAAGTCCGTAAAACCGGAATTTCTAGACAAGTTCATCAACGCCATTGACAAGGTGTTCCCCAACAGCGGCGATGCGTTGACGCTCATCaacagcgtcgccgtcgacaagaaCAAGGCCCTCGTGAAAGATGCCCTGAATAAAGGCGCCGCGGTAGCGTTAggcaacctcgacgcccaagaAGCAAGCGGCACGCGTCTGCGCCCGATCGTCGTGGACAATGTGACGGCAGACATGGAGCTGTACCGCACCGAGTCGTTCGGTCCGACAGTCTCCATCATGGGCGTCGagtccgaggacgaggcgatACGGGTGGCCAACGACACCGAGTACGGTCTGTCCTCTGCCGTCTTCACCGAGGACCTCCGGCGCGGCCTGCGCTTTGCGCGCGAGATTGAGACGGGGGCGGTGCACATCAACAACATGACGgtccacgacgaggcggcgcttCCACATGGCGGCGCAAAAGCCAGCGGCTACGGGCGCTTCAACGCCTCCAAGGGTCTGGATGAATGGGTGCGGACCAAAAACGTCACCTTCAAAAATTGA
- the TIM10 gene encoding protein transporter tim10 (EggNog:ENOG503P6VS~COG:U): MSFLGMGRQQPTSEQKIAAVEGEMRMMADTYNRLQQACQKKCVPTDYREGELNKGESVCLDRCTAKFLDTSMKVSEIMQQQGQAMGGAAPQQGGGGGLF, from the exons ATGTCGTTCCTCGGAATgggccgccagcagcccacGTCGGAGCAGAAgattgccgccgtcgagggcgagatgCGCATGATGGCTGACACGTACAACCG cctgcagcaggcgTGCCAGAAGAAGTGCGTCCCGACCGACTaccgcgagggcgagctcaACAAGGGCGAGTCAGTGTGCCTCGACCGCTGCACCGCAAAGTTCCTCGACACGAGCATGAAGGTCAGCGAGatcatgcagcagcagggccaggccatgggcggcgccgcgccccagcaaggcggcggcggcggcctctttTAA
- a CDS encoding uncharacterized protein (COG:S~EggNog:ENOG503NVRW) translates to MPWRGSLPRPSQHHHHPCALHSSSTRPAVRCRHRDCRRTSTMFPPPRRWRAAQAQAHDITDQLRSPASPEARSRGDDGAVSPLRQRGRSSSRAVAMDAQALDGAAMSPYPPGVAMRNIVFPDPVAFRFLEDDPSVTVIEHQSILRGYELYIVEQWACSRQSPTLVVATYTGDESHSIVVGVLAVPEDENFWSPTLRIYFRAAQQHHARPKETPLGELLITNLSGFPSALTVIPVPDGDVRKHRQIFIVNENLKRLGCSGRSGLALTDPTEATQAKFRQLYKISDRIPFLPSVVELVKLCQVALYMFEKLDHEYIDGLLCDVTETAIGNWWTEMGAEHYNFEPADGILGPTTVAALLGMLMGARNRLNWYGAPVSKDVFDIDSTKRGIAYFQKQHKLEKTRRLDRQTVFRLHTATAKAAAGEGRGVQKAVKSTMTEIGGKRGEIVMDMVSGKDKGGVADIETLDLDAFVNLAYGERPKWLWHGKPRRATADHVDGVQDAAVVLPGKADAAIQNAKRTMSLPLDEQLDQKKKDDGSLLHAALSPVSTTAPTGDLGGGDRDALRKAVFKSVAGKMSDARSGLGRIKDAVGGSRRGHTSRQSVSARDEHAENGAASTGFSSQSSAMASSPAVVTRAFTWKNKPEEYLAALRRGEDVLPGMSDDTLEMVSSAADSKPSSKVPDETLAVPDLENTMGNIAIDVRQDVLPTTLTRMRSTVDESDLQGPLLDEERKGDGCKLVASRRHSCGVSDVNYKHVTNENRWARHMSFGDAEQAVLGWDEIVDVMDLSGDVESFGARAEEAAHLNRLVEDIVYDMEPWVEEKLRVVEALNERYSRDKMELQKLYHQLNDACQRVRYSSDELLASERASLTEGLKEIEVLVARLEYEIDGLVQKVHDVEDGILGFERQVDDVERRAEELKVQLETESWLHWFVRTLTGVGTGPNITRTAAR, encoded by the exons ATGCCATGGAGAGGGTCTCTGCCTCGTCCCtcgcagcatcatcaccacccaTGCGCATTGCACTCGAGCAGTACACGGCCCGCCGTCAGATGTCGACACCGTGACTGTCGTcgcacgtcgacgatgttccccccgccccgacgatggcgagccGCGCAAGCCCAAGCTCATGACATCACCGACCAGCTTCGTtctccagccagccctgAGGCGAGATcccgcggcgatgacggcgccgtctcgcccctGCGGCAGCGTGGCCGGTCTTCATCGAGGGCTGTCGCCATGGACGCCCAGGCactggacggcgccgccatgtcaCCGTACCCTCCAGGCGTCGCCATGCGCAACATCGTCTTCCCTGATCCCGTCGCGTTCAG GTTCCTCGAAGACGACCCCTCGGTGACCGTCATCGAGCACCAGAGCATCCTTCGTGGATACGAATTATACATTGTCGAGCAGTGGGCGTGCTCCAGGCAGTCACCTACTCTCGTCGTTGCCACATATACCGGCGATGAGTCCCAttccatcgtcgtcggcgtgctcGCCGTGCCTGAAGACGAGAACTTCTGGTCTCCGACGCTGCGCATATACTTCCGGGCAGCTCAGCAACACCATGCTCGGCCAAAGGAGACGCCCCTCGGAGAGCTCCTCATCACTAACCTCAGCGGCTTCCCGTCTGCCCTCACCGTGATCCCAGTCCCGGACGGAGACGTGCGGAAGCATCGGCAGATCTTCATCGTCAACGAGAACCTCAAGCGGCTGGGCTGCTCGGGCCGGTCCGGCCTGGCCCTCACTGATCCTACCGAAGCCACGCAGGCAAAGTTCCGCCAACTATACAAGATCAGCGACCGCATACCCTTTCTCCCCTCCGTGGTCGAGCTGGTCAAGTTGTGTCAGGTTGCCCTGTACATGTTTGAGAAGCTGGATCACGAGTATATTGACGGCCTCCTCTGCGACGTCACCGAGACCGCCATCGGCAACTGGTGGACAGAGATGGGCGCAGAGCATTACAATTTTGAGCCCGCGGACGGCATCCTTGGCCCCACCACTGTCGCGGCTCTGCTCGGCATGCTCATGGGCGCACGGAACAGACTTAACTGGTACGGCGCCCCGGTGTCCAAGGATGTCTTTGACATTGATAGCACCAAACGCGGCATCGCGTATTTCCAGAAACAGCACAAACTAGAAAAGACGCGGCGTCTGGATCGCCAGACCGTCTTTCGGCTTCAtaccgccaccgccaaagCCGCCGCTGGTGAGGGGCGCGGCGTCCAAAAAGCCGTCAAATCCACCATGACGGAAATCGGCGGAAAGCGAGGAGAGATTGTCATGGACATGGTCTCTGGCAAAGACAAGGGCGGTGTCGCTGACATTGAGacgctcgacctcgacgccttcgTGAACCTCGCATACGGAGAGCGACCCAAGTGGCTGTGGCACGGgaagccgcgccgcgcaacAGCCGACCATGTTGACGGCGTTCAGGACGCGGCGGTCGTCCTGCCGGGaaaggccgacgccgcaaTTCAGAATGCCAAGCGCACAATGTCGCTCCCTCtggacgagcagctggaTCAGAAGAAAAAGGACGACGGttccctcctccacgccgCTCTCTCTCCGGTGTCCACAACCGCGCCGACGGGGGATCTGGGCGGGGGGGACAGAGACGCGCTAAGAAAGGCCGTTTTCAAGAGTGTGGCAGGCAAGATGAGCGACGCCCGGTCCGGGCTGGGGCGGATCAAGGATGCTGTTGGTGgcagtcgacgaggccataCAAGCCGACAATCCGTCTCCGCCAGAGATGAGCATGCCGAGAATGGCGCAGCCAGCACTGGCTTTTCATCACAGAGCTCTGCAATGGCTTCGAGCCCAGCCGTCGTGACGAGAGCCTTCACGTGGAAGAACAAGCCGGAGGAGTACCTGGCAGCTTTGCGACGCGGGGAAGACGTGCTCCCGGGCATGTCAGACGACACGCTGGAGATGGTATCGTCCGCTGCCGACTCCAAACCCAGCAGCAAGGTCCCAGACGAGACGCTGGCCGTCCCAGATCTCGAAAACACGATGGGCAATATCGCCATAGATGTACGCCAGGACGTTCTGCCCACGACGCTGACTCGCATGCGCTCTACCGTCGACGAATCAGATCTGCAAGGCCCCTTGCTAGATgaggagcgcaagggcgACGGGTGCAAGCTGGTGGCGTCGCGAAGGCACAGCTGCGGTGTGTCCGACGTCAACTACAAGCATGTCACCAACGAAAACCGCTGGGCACGCCACATGTCGTTTGGGGACGCGGAGCAGGCGGTCCTTGGCTGGGACGAAATCGTCGACGTGATGGACCTCAGCGGCGACGTGGAGAGCttcggcgcccgcgccgaggaggcggcacATCTCAATCGACTGGTGGAGGACATCGTCTACGACATGGAGCCGTGggtcgaggagaagctccgGGTCGTGGAGGCGCTCAACGAGCGGTACTCGCGCGACAAGATGGAGCTGCAGAAGCTGTACCACCAGCTCAACGACGCGTGCCAGCGGGTGCGCTACAGctcggacgagctgctggcgtcGGAGCGCGCCAGCCTGACCGAGGGCCTCAAGGAGATTgaggtgctggtggcgcgcCTTGAGTATGAGATTGACGGCCTGGTGCAAAAGGTgcacgacgtcgaggacgggaTACTAGGCTTCGAGAGgcaggtcgacgacgtggagcgccgcgccgaggagctcaaggtgCAGCTCGAGACGGAGAGCTGGCTGCATTGGTTCGTGAGGACCTTGACGGGCGTGGGGACGGGGCCCAACATTacgcgcacggcggcgcgatgA